A window of Chryseobacterium shandongense genomic DNA:
CTATTGGTGATAAATCTCTCATCAATACAGTTGAAATCTTTTTCTATCGGCTCGTTTTTATGCTGATAAAAGTGTGTTGTTTCAATATTTTTTACAATTTTGGTCATGTTTTCCACCACCTGTACCGGATATCTTCCTACTGAAGTTTCACCGGAAAGCATTACTGCATCGGCACCGTCCAATACAGAGTTGGCAACGTCGTTTACTTCAGCTCTTGTTGGCGTAAGGCTGTTAATCATGGTCTCCATCATCTGCGTAGCAATAATTACCGGCTTAGAATAGAACCTTGCTTTTTCTACCAGAGTTTTCTGGATAGCCGGAACTTCTTCCATCGGCACCTCAACTCCTAAGTCTCCACGGGCAACCATTAAACCGTCGCATTCCAATAAGATTTCATCGATATTTTTTACGCCTTCCGGTTTCTCAATTTTAGCAATGATCGGTGTTTTGAACTTTCCGTTCGGGTGTTTTGCAATCAACTCTTTCAGATCAATAATATCCTGAGCATGACGTACGAAAGATAGTGCGATCCAGTCAACATCCTGATCCAGCATAAAATTCGCATCCTGAATATCTTTTTCCGTTAATGCAGGAAGGGAAACGTTTGTATTCGGAAGGTTTACACCTTTCTTAGAGCTTAATGGCCCCCCCTGAATTGTTTTAGCCTTAACCGTGTCAATAAGATTGGTTTCCATAACTTCCAGAACCAATTTACCATCATCAATCAGAATTCTTTCCCCAACTTTTACATCCTGTGGAAATTGCTGGTAAGTCATGTATACTTTCGTAGAATCTCCTTCGATCTTTTCATTGGTGAAAGTAAGGATATCACCGGGATTAAGGTAAGAACCTTCCTTTACGACCCCAACTCTCAGTTTTGGGCCCTGAAGGTCTCCTAAAATACCAACAGAGAAGCCGTATTCTTTGTTAAGCGCTCTGATGATTTCAATATTTGAACGAACTAAATCGTAATCTGCGTGTGAAAAATTGATTCTGAAAATGTCAACACCTGCTTTCATTAACCCTAACATTACTTCCTTCGACGATGAAGCCGGACCAAGTGTTGCGATAATTTTTGTCTTCTTTAAATACTTATTCATAATACTGGATAATTTGATAAAGTTCTTCCTCAGAACCTAATGTATAATCTTGAATAGGAAACACAAGATTTTCAGGGAGCAAAATTACGGAAAAATCAGGAAACTGTTCCGAACTATGCAAAATATATTGTACTTCTACCTGATTATTTAATAAAAATTTAATGTTTTCTTCTCCTGTAAAGAGCTCGGTCTGTAATTTTTTTTGTTTACTTTCCGAAGAACGGTTGGAGATGAAAGTAAAACAAGTCTTCGTAAACTTGTGATACGCTTCAAATCTTGGAAAAAAGTAATCATAATAAGATCCGTGATAGATGAGGTCATCAATCCGTTTAAAAGTCAGATCGTTTTGTTGATTTACTGTAAAGAAAAACTCATGATCGGGTACATTTTTGGCTAATCTTACCAATCCTATGGTAACATCTTCAAATTCTGTTTCGTCTAGATCATAAAGCTTTTGAATTTCCAAGTATATTTTCTTTTTTGTTTAAAATATAAAATGCTCTTTGTGCTGCTTTCTCTTCCGCCTTTTTCTTAGAAGTTTCGGTAGCGTTGGCGATTTTTTCTTCTCCCAGCCACACGTGGCAGCGAAAGACAATCGACTTGTTCACCTGTATCTCTTCACAGGTTTCGTATTTTATATTTAATTTTTTCTTTTGGCTCCATTCCAGCAGGAGACCTTTGTAGCTTACAATTTTATTTTCAAGCTTATTCATTTCAGTAGGCGTGAGAAGCCTTTCTAAAATAATCTTCCTGCATATTTCATATTGAAAATCCAGGTAAACAGCTCCAATAAGAGCCTCAAATAAATTCCCGGAAATATTTTCACCTAATGCTACAGAAGCCTGTTTTTGCAAAAGGTCGGTAAGTTTTAAATCTTCTCCTAATTTATTAAGATTTTTCCTATTCACAATCTTGGACTTCATTTGTGTAAGATATCCTTCATTAGCATGAGGATAGGTTTGAAACAAATGGCATGAAATGATTGTGCCCAAAACAGAATCTCCTAAAAATTCGAGCCTTTCATAATTGCTGTCTTTGTTTTTAGAAGAGTTTTTCAAAGAAAAAGCTTCACGGTAAAGCGCGACATTTTGCACCTCAGTACCTAAGATTTTGTTAAGCTCGGTACTGAGAAAGTAATCTCTCTCCGTTAATTTTCTTTTTCTTTTTTTGAGAAGGAATTTAGAAAAGTATTTCTGTAACTCCATTCAGTAAATTTAGATTTTCTTAAATAGAACGCAGGCGTTGTGCCCGCCAAATCCAAAAGTATTGCTCATGGCTACTTTTACATCTTTCTTCGCAGCTTCGTTGAATGTAAAATTCAGTCTGCTGTCGATATTTTCATCATCCGTAAAATGGTTGATGGTAGGAGGAACAATACCATGAATAATCGTTCCCAACGCAGCAATAGCTTCAATAACTCCTGCAGCACCCAAAAGGTGGCCGGTCATTGATTTTGTAGAATTGATCTGAATGTCGAAAGCATGCTCTCCCAGTAATTTTGAAATGGCATTGGATTCTGCAATGTCTCCTAATGGAGTAGAAGTACCATGCATATTGATATGATCTACTTCATCAGCAGTTAACCCTGCATCTTCCAGACAGTTTTTCATTACCAGATAGGCGCCTAAACCTTCAGGATGCGGTGCGGTCATATGGTGTGCATCTGCACTAAGACCTCCGCCTTTTAATTCTGCATAAATTGTTGCCCCACGTTTTACAGCATGTTCATACTCTTCAAGAATGATACATCCTGCACCTTCACCCAGTACAAAGCCATCTCTGTCCTTGTCGAAAGGTCTTGATGCGGTTTTAGGATCATCGTTTCTTGTAGAAAGTGCCATCATTGCATTGAATCCTCCGACGCCGCTTGCTGTAACGGCAGCTTCAGAGCCACCACATACAATCACGTCTGCTTTACCTAGTTGGATAAGCATTTTGGAGTCAATCAATGCGTTTGCTGAAGAAGCACATGCAGAGACTGTTGTGTAATTGGGACCGTGGAAACCGTACTCGATAGAAATATGACCGGGAGTAATGTCCGCAATCATTTTAGGAATAAAGAAAGGGTTGAATCTCGGAATTTCCGTATTGGCCCATCCTAAAACTTCGGTTTCAAATGTTTCCAGACCTCCGATTCCGGAACCCCAGATCACGCCGACTCTGTTTTTGTCTACGCTGTCTTCAATAATTCTTGAATGTTGTACTGCTTCTCTCGCAGCTACCAGCCCGAGTTGCGTATTTCTATCCATTTTTTTAGCCTCTTTCTTGTCGAAATGCTGCAGCGGATCGAAATTTTTTACTTCGCAGGCGAATTTTGTTTTGAAGTTTGTGGCATCAAAAAGAGTAATCGGAGCGGCACCGCTCTCACCTTTTACAAGATTTTCCCAGTATTCTTTTGCATTATTTCCAATCGGTGTTATTGCTCCAAAACCGGTTACAACTACTCTTTTTAATTCCATAAACTTAGTTTAATTTTCTTTTTTGTTGAAGAATATTATTTATTTACTACTTCTTCGATATAAGCGATAGCGTGTCCTACAGTAGTAATTTTTTCAGCCTGATCATCAGGGATTTGAATGTTGAATTCTTTTTCAAACTCCATGATTAGTTCAACTGTATCCAATGAATCAGCTCCTAGATCGTTAGTGAAGCTAGCTTCAGGAGTTACTTCTGTTTCTTCAACGTCAAGCTTATCAGCGATGATAGCTTTTACTCTTGATGCAATGTCTGACATAGTAAATTTTTTTTTAATTGTTAGATGGTGCAAATATATAAAATTCTTTACGATAAAACATTTTTTTAATGGTTTTTGTGGCGCATAGGTATGTATTTTGTCGCCTTTCAGGTTAGTCTTTTAGTTTTCAGAGCTTTATATTTTATAGTTTCCGAATCTTGTTTAAGTATGTTTTGATGAAAAAATTGTCATCTTTGTTACTTTGATTGAATGGAATTTCAGATTGATCATTCGGGAATTTAAAATTCAAACCAGATTATCATTAGTTTTGCACATTATTTTTAAACTGAATATTTAGTCTCTTCACCTATGATGAAAAAAATTATTAGCTGCGCCTTCTTTTTAATGGCTGTTTCCTTCTCGGCACAGATCAAAGGAAAGGTTATCAAAATAAAAGACGGCGATACGGTAGTGGTTTTACTGGCCGACAAATCCCAGCAAACATTACGGCTCGCGGAAGTCGACTGCCCCGAAAACGGACAATCCTTCGGAAGCAATGCCAAACAATTTACCGCCGATCAGGTTTTCGGAAAAACGGTTGTTTTTTATAAAATAGGGAAGGACCGCTATGGAAGAGGTGTTGCCGGGGTTTTCTATGATGGGGATAAATATTTGTCAAAGGAAATTGTGAAAGCCGGATTCGGGTGGTGGTATTTTAAAGCGTCTAAAAATACGGAGCTGCAAAAACTTCAGGACGAAGCAAAGCAGAAGAAGCTGGGTTTGTGGAGCGATACAAAAGCTATTTCTCCGTGGGAATTCAGGAAGAATATAAAGAATAAGACAAAATAAAAATGAGACTGTTTCAAATCCAAATGATTGGATTGTCATTCTGAGAAACGAAGAATCTTTAAAGTAAATCCTTTAAAATTTCATTTCATATACCTGATTCAGAAAGACACTTTTTGAAACAGTCTCATCAAGTGATAAAATCATCCCACTTTATGAAAGGATATGAAGTGGCGATAGATCATATTTCAGAGGACAGTGATTACGCTTTGCAGAATACGTCCCACGTTGTCCAGAAATGCGCATTGACGGCTCCCGGAGCCGGACTTGTGCTGTCGGCTACAATTCCTACCATAGAAGCGCAGTTTGAGTTGCATCCGATTTCGTTGGTGCTTCCTTCTTGAGCCGGAACTTCTCTCCATGTTCCGGTAGATCCGCTTAATACTTCCACTTTAACATTAAAGATTCCGGAAAGGTTCGGTGTCTGAAGGTGTTTTGCCGGATTGTCGCTGGTGATGGAATCCTGCCAGTTTCCTTGTGAAAGCGTTACCCTCCATTGTCCAATCATTTTTGCAGTGTCGTTTTGCGGTGAAAGGTACACTAAAAATTGTGCGCCGCCTCCTAATGTTAATTCTCCTGTAGAGTTTACGTTGTAGCTTGTGTTTGCTTCCATGATGATTGTTTTTTATAGTTGTTTTGTATGCCAAAGTAACGCAGAAAATATCATCCGGAATAGCGTGGAAATGACCAACTGGAGGGTTAGGTGTTTGTACGGAGGGGGTGTGGTATTGAAATCTTTAGATTAATGATTTTGAGTTGTTTAATATGTACATAAGAAATATATATATGATAGGATACTAAGTATTATAAAAACCAAAAAAAGAGAAAACACAGACGTATTTTCTCTTTTTATTTCAGTGGAGTTGGAGGATATCAAATTGTTTTTGACTTTCAGATGATTAAGTTTAAATTTAAACGTTGCTACCACTAATGCTACAACCTTTATCAGATTATATTCATTTCAAATCTGCTAGAAATCGGTCATTACAATTGTAAGTTATTCTTTTTCTGCCTTTTCTTTTAATTCTTGAAAGTTTTCTTCTGTTAATTTAGTTTTGTATACTTCAATAACATATTCCAGAAATATTTCAACTTTTTTAAACACTCCAACATCAAGGTCGTGATAGATATAATCTTCAGTTTGAAGAGTTTCACTTTGATCTGACTGAGAGAAGAAAGTCGTTCAATAACACGTAGATTTATAAATCCTATATTTCGAAAGAACATCTTTTTTAGATTATCTAACTCTTCTATTTCCAAATCGGTAGAAAAGTAAATCATTAAGTACTTTAACTGAATTATAAGATATATGGGCAAATTTGTTTAATTCTGATTTGTTATTTGCTAGTAGAACGCTGTTTGCAATAACACTTTCTTTTTTAGCCTTCACGTACTCTTCATGAGAATCGAAAACTCCTCGAAATGTAACATTTAAATTATCATAAAGAAAAATTATTGCATTTTGACCTTTATATATTGTTTCGTCATGTGTTATAGAAAAATTCTCAATATTTTTCTCAAATCTTTCTAGCTGATTGTATACCAAATTTGTAACTCGATTTATCAAAAATTCTTTTCTCGTGTCTTTCATTTCTTGTCTTTGCAAAACAAGTTCAGTTCTTTGATTACTTAATTCTTCTCTCTGAATTAAAAGTGTTATGATCAATCCAGAAAAAGTTAATGCAGAGAATATAGCGTTTAATGCACCGAATGTATCTCCAAATGTTCCGCTTTGAGTCCAATCATTAAAATAATTATTAACTAAAAAAGGATAAATTAATGAACAAGCTATCAATAAGATACTGATAACAATAAAAAGTTGTAAGTAACTTTTGAAGTAATTTCTCAGCTTTTTCATTTTAAAGTTTTAGTTTTTTAATCAAAGCTATAGATGTGCATCACCGGGGATTCGAACTCCGACTCATTCCTCTTCATCACATAATTAAGAAAATTAGATGATGGAGGAGGATGCTCTAACCGTTAAGCTAGTGACGCAGTGATGAAATTATTTTTTTCGCTTCCTCTTTTTCAATACCAAATTTCGAAGTTATATGCCCAACTAAAGCATTTTCTTTTCGTTCTAGGTTTTGATTTAATTCTTTATAAAAATCATTGCGAAGATAGTAATTTTTTAATTCTTCATTTGTTGGTTTTATAATGTCAGATAAAGTATTAGCAATATCTTTTAAAACAGTTGAAAATAAGAGAAAATCATCAAAACAAATATTATCAAATTCG
This region includes:
- the pyk gene encoding pyruvate kinase, coding for MNKYLKKTKIIATLGPASSSKEVMLGLMKAGVDIFRINFSHADYDLVRSNIEIIRALNKEYGFSVGILGDLQGPKLRVGVVKEGSYLNPGDILTFTNEKIEGDSTKVYMTYQQFPQDVKVGERILIDDGKLVLEVMETNLIDTVKAKTIQGGPLSSKKGVNLPNTNVSLPALTEKDIQDANFMLDQDVDWIALSFVRHAQDIIDLKELIAKHPNGKFKTPIIAKIEKPEGVKNIDEILLECDGLMVARGDLGVEVPMEEVPAIQKTLVEKARFYSKPVIIATQMMETMINSLTPTRAEVNDVANSVLDGADAVMLSGETSVGRYPVQVVENMTKIVKNIETTHFYQHKNEPIEKDFNCIDERFITNRVCLAAVRIAKTTNVSAIVTLTSSGYTAFQLAAHRPNSHIIVYSGNKRVITMLNLLWGVHAYYYDMKKSTDETIIQVNMLTHNYGYIEAGDFVININATPSYEGGKTNTLRLTTV
- a CDS encoding IPExxxVDY family protein, with amino-acid sequence MEIQKLYDLDETEFEDVTIGLVRLAKNVPDHEFFFTVNQQNDLTFKRIDDLIYHGSYYDYFFPRFEAYHKFTKTCFTFISNRSSESKQKKLQTELFTGEENIKFLLNNQVEVQYILHSSEQFPDFSVILLPENLVFPIQDYTLGSEEELYQIIQYYE
- the rnc gene encoding ribonuclease III; this translates as MELQKYFSKFLLKKRKRKLTERDYFLSTELNKILGTEVQNVALYREAFSLKNSSKNKDSNYERLEFLGDSVLGTIISCHLFQTYPHANEGYLTQMKSKIVNRKNLNKLGEDLKLTDLLQKQASVALGENISGNLFEALIGAVYLDFQYEICRKIILERLLTPTEMNKLENKIVSYKGLLLEWSQKKKLNIKYETCEEIQVNKSIVFRCHVWLGEEKIANATETSKKKAEEKAAQRAFYILNKKENILGNSKAL
- the fabF gene encoding beta-ketoacyl-ACP synthase II, with product MELKRVVVTGFGAITPIGNNAKEYWENLVKGESGAAPITLFDATNFKTKFACEVKNFDPLQHFDKKEAKKMDRNTQLGLVAAREAVQHSRIIEDSVDKNRVGVIWGSGIGGLETFETEVLGWANTEIPRFNPFFIPKMIADITPGHISIEYGFHGPNYTTVSACASSANALIDSKMLIQLGKADVIVCGGSEAAVTASGVGGFNAMMALSTRNDDPKTASRPFDKDRDGFVLGEGAGCIILEEYEHAVKRGATIYAELKGGGLSADAHHMTAPHPEGLGAYLVMKNCLEDAGLTADEVDHINMHGTSTPLGDIAESNAISKLLGEHAFDIQINSTKSMTGHLLGAAGVIEAIAALGTIIHGIVPPTINHFTDDENIDSRLNFTFNEAAKKDVKVAMSNTFGFGGHNACVLFKKI
- a CDS encoding acyl carrier protein, producing the protein MSDIASRVKAIIADKLDVEETEVTPEASFTNDLGADSLDTVELIMEFEKEFNIQIPDDQAEKITTVGHAIAYIEEVVNK
- a CDS encoding thermonuclease family protein, which encodes MMKKIISCAFFLMAVSFSAQIKGKVIKIKDGDTVVVLLADKSQQTLRLAEVDCPENGQSFGSNAKQFTADQVFGKTVVFYKIGKDRYGRGVAGVFYDGDKYLSKEIVKAGFGWWYFKASKNTELQKLQDEAKQKKLGLWSDTKAISPWEFRKNIKNKTK